A portion of the Polaribacter cellanae genome contains these proteins:
- a CDS encoding TetR/AcrR family transcriptional regulator, with product MDRKKYDGKINNKDRSKEKLINAVGKVLKKKGYVGLTATNIAKEANLSRRLITTYFDSVNHLIETYVKSKDYWVEASGEIGKIIIENGGDSSKNIIKYLLENQLDFFYNNSEMQKLILWEISQKSKIMYEVCEDRERLGSKIFELIDKDLQDSDIDIRAISALLVAGIYYMVLHAKSNDTTFCEIDINQTEGYNRIRNALNFIIENTYNYKKS from the coding sequence ATGGATAGGAAGAAATATGATGGAAAAATTAACAATAAAGACCGTTCTAAAGAAAAGTTAATAAATGCTGTAGGTAAAGTATTGAAAAAAAAGGGCTATGTTGGATTAACCGCTACAAATATAGCAAAAGAAGCTAATTTAAGTCGTAGGCTCATTACTACTTATTTTGACTCAGTTAATCATCTTATAGAAACCTATGTAAAAAGTAAAGATTATTGGGTAGAGGCTTCTGGGGAAATTGGAAAAATCATTATAGAAAATGGTGGTGACAGTTCTAAAAATATAATTAAATACCTTTTAGAAAATCAACTTGATTTTTTTTATAATAATAGTGAAATGCAAAAACTTATTTTATGGGAAATTAGTCAAAAATCAAAAATTATGTATGAAGTTTGTGAAGATAGAGAACGTCTCGGTTCAAAAATATTTGAACTAATCGACAAAGATCTTCAAGATAGTGATATAGATATTAGAGCCATATCGGCTCTTTTAGTCGCAGGTATTTACTATATGGTATTACATGCTAAATCAAATGATACAACATTTTGTGAAATTGATATAAATCAAACTGAAGGGTATAATAGAATTAGGAATGCTTTGAATTTTATTATAGAAAATACTTATAATTATAAAAAATCATAA
- a CDS encoding MerC domain-containing protein has translation MIILKQKSDILGSFVSSLCLIHCIATPFIFVAQTGMNTCCATTPVWWSYIDIFFLVISFFAIYWSTKLTTVKWMKLSLWINWFLLFTVIINEKLALFYLPEVAIYIPALALVILHNYNRKYCTCNVES, from the coding sequence ATGATAATTTTAAAACAGAAATCTGATATTTTAGGAAGTTTTGTAAGTTCTTTATGCCTAATACACTGTATTGCAACTCCATTTATTTTCGTGGCACAAACGGGTATGAATACTTGTTGTGCAACAACTCCGGTTTGGTGGAGTTATATTGATATATTTTTTTTAGTAATTTCTTTTTTTGCTATTTATTGGTCAACAAAATTAACCACCGTAAAATGGATGAAATTGTCGTTATGGATAAATTGGTTTTTATTATTTACAGTAATTATAAACGAAAAATTAGCACTTTTTTACTTACCAGAAGTAGCAATTTATATACCAGCATTAGCACTAGTAATTTTGCATAATTATAATAGAAAATATTGCACGTGTAATGTTGAAAGCTGA
- a CDS encoding DUF3526 domain-containing protein → MYPLLIKQFFRSKTVLLAFGILMVLGFLSIGTGKQFLNQKQEVIAKTEVLQEKHIKKQTNLHKDDLGLLMYYLKFSFINPVNSLAGISIGQSDLNSHIQNVTILNLEGQKYDTDLVNPMKLSVGNLDISFLIIFLFPLIIIALNFNVLSEEEENGTWKLITIQGKSTFKFLLQKIAIRLIFVAIILGLLFFLAKIILGIPFNKPFLQIIIISYLYILFWFSICFFIILFKKSSNTNAIVLLSTWLVLVVILPVLVNNYITNKYPVEEAFTMTIKQRDEYHKKWDTDKRETLDKFYAHYPQFSHYKLQEEGFSWLWYYAMQQMGDDESKQERDAMYSKIEKRESLSKKIAQFFPPLQVQLSMNAIANTSLTDQVAFLNATTKFHEELRLQFYPKIFDKKAANSIDWKQYKPVFYKSKTTFNLYDNILYMSCIILLLIGFGVLKNLKHFT, encoded by the coding sequence ATGTATCCTTTATTAATCAAACAATTTTTCAGATCAAAAACGGTATTATTGGCTTTTGGAATTTTAATGGTTTTAGGGTTTTTAAGTATAGGAACAGGAAAACAATTTCTAAATCAAAAGCAAGAAGTTATTGCTAAAACAGAAGTGCTGCAAGAAAAACATATAAAAAAGCAAACCAATCTTCATAAAGATGATTTAGGATTGCTGATGTACTATTTAAAGTTTTCATTTATAAATCCTGTAAATTCGTTAGCAGGTATATCTATAGGACAAAGCGATTTAAATTCGCACATACAAAATGTAACTATTTTAAATCTTGAAGGACAAAAATATGATACTGATTTAGTAAATCCTATGAAGTTGAGTGTTGGTAATTTAGACATTAGTTTTTTAATTATTTTTCTTTTTCCGCTAATTATAATTGCGTTAAACTTTAATGTTCTATCAGAAGAAGAGGAGAATGGTACTTGGAAATTAATTACGATTCAAGGAAAATCTACTTTTAAATTTTTATTGCAAAAAATTGCAATAAGACTAATTTTTGTAGCAATAATTTTAGGCTTATTATTCTTTTTAGCTAAAATTATTTTAGGAATTCCTTTTAATAAACCTTTTTTACAAATAATAATAATAAGCTATTTGTATATATTATTTTGGTTTTCAATTTGCTTTTTTATCATTTTATTCAAAAAATCGTCAAATACAAATGCGATTGTATTGTTAAGTACTTGGTTGGTTTTGGTTGTTATTTTACCTGTTTTGGTAAATAATTATATTACCAATAAGTATCCTGTAGAAGAAGCTTTTACAATGACTATTAAGCAGAGAGATGAATATCATAAAAAATGGGACACTGATAAAAGAGAAACTTTAGATAAATTTTACGCACATTATCCTCAATTTTCTCATTATAAACTTCAAGAAGAAGGTTTTTCTTGGTTGTGGTATTATGCAATGCAACAAATGGGCGATGATGAATCTAAACAAGAGCGAGATGCAATGTATAGTAAAATTGAAAAAAGAGAATCATTAAGTAAAAAGATTGCTCAGTTTTTTCCGCCATTACAAGTACAATTATCTATGAATGCTATTGCCAATACAAGTTTAACTGACCAAGTAGCGTTTTTAAATGCAACAACAAAGTTTCATGAAGAATTACGTTTGCAATTCTATCCTAAAATCTTTGATAAAAAGGCCGCAAATTCTATAGATTGGAAACAGTACAAACCTGTGTTTTATAAATCTAAAACTACTTTTAATTTGTATGATAATATTCTTTATATGTCTTGTATTATACTATTATTAATAGGTTTTGGAGTTTTAAAAAACTTAAAACATTTTACTTAA
- a CDS encoding ABC transporter permease, which produces MRKAVVILLAKQFFKKTFSNKGLLILLFIFLSVLTYVTVISWVAFEKKHQVVEHHQDESRKSWDNNPDKHPHRMAHFGSFVFRAQHPLSIFDSGIESYTGNAIFLEAHKQHTANFSEASLSTGLVRFGDLNITMLLQLILPLIIFFLGYASITSEKENGTLKIMHIQGAKVKEILLGKSLGLFLVSALFFIPAFISLWSIVFLEEKDAINSSVAIRCLLITTSYVLFYIILSFITVIVSGKSQNSNKALLSLLSVWLLFFIITPKMAQVVGNLMYANLSKIEFKAAIEDEISKQGDSHNPNDPYFNDLRDSILKANNVTNVKDLPINYSGFVMSKGEEQSAKIYNKQHNKLINTYRKQNSITEGLVLLNPYLAIKNLSMSFSGTDFDTYVNFLSQTEDYRYKQSQYMNDLQMKFISNKATSSEGKINVVDKSYWKSAPKFNYKYISIHKTIKNQLLAICTLIIWFLLSFLFINKFSNRFKII; this is translated from the coding sequence ATGAGAAAAGCAGTTGTTATTTTATTAGCAAAACAATTTTTTAAAAAGACCTTTAGCAATAAAGGTCTTTTAATCCTATTGTTTATTTTTTTATCGGTTTTAACATATGTAACTGTAATAAGCTGGGTTGCTTTTGAAAAAAAGCATCAAGTCGTAGAGCATCATCAAGATGAATCAAGAAAAAGTTGGGATAATAATCCTGATAAACATCCACATAGAATGGCACATTTTGGATCATTTGTATTTCGCGCACAACACCCATTAAGTATTTTTGATTCTGGTATAGAAAGTTATACTGGTAATGCCATTTTTTTAGAAGCGCATAAACAACATACAGCTAACTTTTCTGAAGCAAGTTTATCTACTGGCTTGGTTCGTTTTGGCGATTTAAATATTACCATGTTGTTGCAACTTATTTTACCTTTAATTATTTTCTTTTTAGGGTATGCTTCCATCACTTCAGAAAAAGAAAATGGAACTTTAAAAATAATGCATATTCAAGGCGCAAAAGTTAAAGAAATTCTTTTAGGAAAATCTTTAGGTTTGTTTTTAGTTTCTGCACTTTTTTTTATACCAGCATTCATTTCTTTATGGAGTATTGTATTTTTAGAAGAAAAAGATGCAATTAACAGTTCAGTAGCAATCAGGTGTTTATTAATTACTACAAGCTATGTTTTATTTTATATAATTTTATCTTTTATTACTGTAATTGTATCTGGTAAAAGCCAAAATTCTAACAAAGCATTGTTAAGTTTATTAAGCGTTTGGTTGTTGTTTTTTATAATTACCCCAAAAATGGCACAAGTTGTAGGTAACTTAATGTATGCTAATCTTTCAAAAATTGAATTTAAAGCAGCTATTGAAGATGAGATTTCTAAACAAGGAGATAGTCATAACCCAAATGATCCTTATTTTAATGATTTACGAGATTCAATTTTAAAAGCAAACAATGTTACCAATGTTAAAGATTTACCTATTAATTATAGTGGTTTTGTAATGAGTAAAGGAGAAGAACAATCAGCCAAAATCTATAATAAACAACATAATAAATTAATTAACACTTATCGAAAACAAAATAGTATTACAGAAGGTTTGGTATTACTAAATCCTTATTTGGCAATTAAAAATTTATCGATGAGTTTTTCTGGGACAGATTTTGATACCTATGTTAATTTTCTATCACAAACAGAAGATTATAGATACAAACAATCTCAATATATGAACGATTTACAAATGAAATTTATTAGCAATAAAGCAACGAGTAGCGAAGGTAAAATTAACGTGGTTGATAAATCTTATTGGAAATCTGCACCAAAATTTAATTATAAATATATATCTATTCATAAAACGATAAAAAATCAGTTATTAGCTATTTGTACGCTTATTATTTGGTTTCTATTATCTTTTCTGTTTATCAACAAATTTTCTAACCGTTTTAAAATTATTTAG